The proteins below are encoded in one region of Chloroherpetonaceae bacterium:
- a CDS encoding OFA family MFS transporter has product MNEIIYKKIYGGIENERLHAKVLTQGQPELSSSRRVTENDDNNKTEGGEDMSLLSFLDREKSIAEPGYNRWLFPPSALAVHLCIGQVYGISVFNIPMTKLIGITEPQKGVDWTIPEIGWIFSIALAVLGISAAVFGKWVERSGPRKTMFVSAVCWSTGFLVSAFGIAIHNIWIVYFGYGVIGGIGLGLGYISPVSTLMKWFPDRPGMATGIAIMGFGGGAMVGSPLAVELMNFFKTPTSMGVWETFVAMGLIYLVFMLFGAFTARVPAPDWKPEGWEPHAQPKKMVTTANVTADVAIKTPQFWLLWIVLCMNVTAGIGVLGQASPMIQEMFLFKKFRDMGLSEQDVTKMAAAAGGGFAALLSLFNLVGRFFWSSLSDILGRKTNYMIYLGLGTVLYALIPTTGQIGSVVLFVVLFGIIMSMYGGGFATIPAYLRDMFGTMQVGAIHGRLLTAWSTAAVLGPVLVNYIREYQINNGVPKAEAYNVTMYIMAGLLVVGFIANYLVKEVSPKYHYAEAPQNTPSGTMQMQRA; this is encoded by the coding sequence ATGAACGAAATAATCTACAAAAAAATTTACGGTGGTATCGAAAATGAACGCTTGCACGCCAAGGTATTGACGCAGGGGCAACCAGAACTGTCTTCCAGCAGGCGTGTGACCGAAAACGATGACAACAACAAAACAGAAGGAGGCGAAGATATGTCGTTACTGTCGTTTTTAGACCGAGAGAAATCTATTGCCGAACCCGGATACAACCGCTGGCTCTTTCCACCGTCTGCGCTGGCTGTGCACCTGTGCATTGGTCAGGTGTATGGCATTTCTGTTTTTAACATTCCAATGACGAAACTTATCGGCATTACTGAGCCGCAAAAAGGAGTTGATTGGACCATCCCAGAGATTGGCTGGATTTTCAGTATCGCTCTGGCGGTGCTGGGCATCTCTGCTGCGGTGTTTGGCAAGTGGGTGGAACGCTCTGGGCCTCGCAAAACAATGTTTGTCTCTGCAGTGTGCTGGTCGACGGGCTTTTTGGTTAGTGCATTTGGCATTGCGATTCACAACATCTGGATTGTGTATTTCGGCTACGGCGTGATTGGCGGTATTGGCTTAGGACTGGGCTACATTTCGCCCGTCTCCACGCTGATGAAGTGGTTTCCTGACCGACCCGGCATGGCTACAGGAATTGCAATTATGGGTTTCGGGGGCGGTGCTATGGTTGGCTCACCGTTAGCAGTCGAGCTGATGAATTTCTTTAAGACTCCAACCTCAATGGGTGTCTGGGAAACCTTCGTCGCAATGGGGCTCATTTACCTTGTCTTTATGCTCTTTGGAGCTTTTACGGCTCGTGTTCCTGCACCAGACTGGAAACCCGAAGGCTGGGAGCCTCATGCACAGCCAAAGAAGATGGTCACCACTGCTAATGTAACTGCTGATGTAGCAATTAAAACCCCCCAGTTCTGGCTTCTTTGGATTGTGCTCTGTATGAATGTAACGGCTGGCATTGGTGTCTTAGGGCAAGCTTCACCGATGATTCAGGAAATGTTCCTGTTCAAAAAATTCCGTGATATGGGACTGAGTGAGCAAGATGTAACGAAGATGGCTGCCGCAGCAGGAGGCGGTTTTGCAGCACTGCTTTCGCTCTTTAACCTTGTTGGTCGTTTCTTCTGGTCATCGCTTTCTGACATCTTAGGTCGTAAGACAAACTATATGATTTATCTCGGCTTGGGCACTGTGCTTTATGCGCTCATTCCGACTACTGGGCAGATTGGGAGCGTCGTTTTGTTTGTCGTGCTTTTCGGTATCATTATGAGTATGTATGGCGGTGGCTTTGCGACAATTCCAGCTTATTTGCGTGATATGTTCGGCACGATGCAAGTCGGTGCTATTCACGGTCGCCTTCTTACGGCATGGTCAACCGCCGCTGTCTTAGGGCCAGTGCTCGTTAATTACATCCGTGAGTATCAAATCAACAATGGCGTGCCCAAAGCCGAAGCCTACAACGTAACGATGTACATCATGGCCGGCCTGTTGGTCGTTGGGTTTATTGCCAACTACTTGGTCAAGGAAGTCTCACCAAAGTATCACTACGCCGAAGCGCCACAAAACACACCCAGTGGCACGATGCAAATGCAACGAGCCTAA